A genomic window from Osmia bicornis bicornis chromosome 4, iOsmBic2.1, whole genome shotgun sequence includes:
- the LOC114883069 gene encoding uncharacterized protein LOC114883069, translating to MTFPIRELETTTPISESRTETKEEGEIEAVPMTEQVIDPDVRMTDVPDVDEPSEDWDAEWDKNKVIRDVAYYIRAHKFQDYDRRYYRRPEDSRGRLYEEFPKPPLRSLHWEVRKYCDASFVECLKYLEGVIKDTPLKREDDTVTIMKEQKWKVENNTKQIQAVQRDCQTAQRRDELTALPFQGPIERFQWRSTVSYYMCWYTMLGVPELSIFGESCDNYANCQTEHEGGNGDPRADDTQPYACALYSFCPDHCCPIRHIRDMTDCYQSPVNPCYAANPPEHRTCTLNRQENQDFFSLIANQINISCECLESGYEWSSRFGLCVDVNECTRGEHSCSINDGEACMNMPGGYQCICKIGYVYDSGRRECVFSSAIHELLAGEKNETNVTETKNILEMVVKAITRSSDNSLRINYSILFLVMLMYFLATE from the exons ATGACATTTCCAATTCGAGAATTGGAAACAACTACACCGATCAGCGAAAGTAGAACGGAGACGAAGGAAGAAGGGGAAATCGAGGCTGTGCCAATGACGGAACAGGTTATAGATCCTGATGTGAGGATGACCGACGTGCCTGACGTGGACGAACCCAGCGAAGATTGGGACGCCGAATGGGATAAGAATAAGGTCATTCGAGACGTCGCCTATTACATTCGAGCGCATAAATTTCAAGACTACGATCGAAGATACTACAGGAGACCGGAGGACTCTCGGGGCAGACTCTACGAAGAGTTCCCGAAGCCTCCTTTGAGGTCCTTGCACTGGGAAGTGCGCAA ATACTGTGACGCGAGCTTCGTCGAGTGTCTAAAGTATCTGGAAGGCGTGATTAAGGATACTCCCCTGAAGCGAGAAGACGACACTGTGACAATCATGAAAGAACAGAAGTGGAAGGTTGAGAACAATACCAAGCAGATCCAGGCAGTTCAAAGGGACTGTCAGACGGCACAGAGGCGTGACGAACTAACCGCGCTTCCCTTCCAGGGTCCAATTG AACGATTTCAGTGGCGCAGCACGGTGAGCTACTACATGTGCTGGTACACGATGCTCGGCGTTCCAGAGCTGAGCATCTTCGGCGAATCCTGCGACAACTATGCCAACTGTCAGACGGAACACGAAGGCGGAAACGGTGATCCGCGAGCCGATGACACGCAGCCGTATGCCTGTGCCCTTTATAGTTTCTGTCCGGATCACTGTTGTCCTATCAGGCACATCCGTGACATGACGGATTGCTATCAGTCGCCAGTGAATCCTTGTTACGCCGCAAACCCACCGG AGCACAGAACGTGCACGTTGAACAGGCAAGAAAATCAGGATTTCTTCAGCCTGATAGCCAACCAGATAAACATCAGCTGCGAGTGCCTGGAATCTGGCTACGAATGGTCCTCGAGATTCGGTCTCTGCGTGGACGTGAACGAGTGCACCAGAGGAGAGCACAGTTGCTCCATAAACGACGGAGAGGCGTGCATGAATATGCCAGGTGGTTACCAGTGCATCTGCAAAATCGGTTATGTTTACGATTCAGGAAGAAGAGAATGCGTTTTCAGCTCCGCCATCCATGAATTGTTGGCTGGAGAGAAGAATGAGACGAACGTCACCGAAACGAAGAATATCCTCGAGATGGTGGTCAAAGCCATCACTAGATCGAGTGACAATTCCCTAAGAATCAATTATTCCAT